The region CGCCCGGTGTGGCCGGGACCGCCGATCACCACGGTGGGTAGTTGCATCTCCTCCAGGGCGGGCACCCGTTGGTCATCGACCCGCAGGTCGCAGAGGAGGACACCGTCGATGCGCCGTTCACCCCACCAGCGACGGTAGACGGCGATCTCGGTTTCCGGGTCGGCGACGATCTGCAAGGTCAGCGCGTACGAGCGGGCGGAGAGTTCGGCCTCGACGCCGCTGATCAGCTCCATGAAGAACGGTTCGATGCCGAGGATCCGGGCCGGTCGACGCAGGGCCAGCCCGACCGCGTTGGCGGTGGCGCCACTCAGGGCGCGGGCGGCGCTGTTCGGGTTGAAGCCGATCTCCCGGGCGATGGCGATGATGCGCTGCCGGGTGGTCTCGGAGACGCCGGGCTGGCCGTTGAGGGCGTACGACACTGCGCCCTTGGAGACCCCGGCCTGGCGGGCGATGTCGGCGATGGTGGGCCGCTTCACCGGCGCTCCTCACTGGTCGGCCGGAAGGGGTTCCGGGCTGGTCGTCGACTCGGCCGGACGGGCTCGGAGCGGGTCGTGGCGGATCGGGCCGCGATGCCATCACCAACGCGGTCCGCTTGTCCGGTTAAGCATAGCGACCGGGGCGGGGTGATCACGTGATGCCCACGCTGTTAACACGCCATTGACACCGATGAAAGGCAACCGTACGGTGGCTTCACTTATCCGGTTCAGTCGACGTTCCTCGATGTCGGGAGCGTTCCCATCAGTGGAGGATGACATGGCAGGGTCCGGGGCCCGTTGGGTCCGGCTGGTCGCCGCGAGTGCGGCCGGGGTGCTTCTGGTCGCGGGTTGCAGTGGCAACAGCGGCGGCGATTCCGAGTCGGGTGGCGGCGTCACGCTGAAGATCGCGTACTGGGGCGACTTCGGGCTGGACGAGCTGAAGAGCAGGTACGAGGCCGCGAACCCGAACGTCAAGATCAGCCTGAACACCGGCGAGTACAACGCCCAGCACGAGGACCTGCAAAAGAAGCTGATCGCCGGGGATGGTGCCCCCGACATCGCCGCCATCGACGAGGGCTTTGTCATCCAGTTCCGCGGCCAGGCCGACAAGTTCGTCAACCTGCTCGACTCCGGCGCCGGCCAGTACGAGAGCAAGTACCTGCCGTGGAAGTGGAAGCAGTCGCTGACCCCGGACGGCAAGGCCCAGATCGGGCTCGGCACCGACGTCGGCGGCCTGGCCATGTGCTACCGGACCGACCTGTTCCAGGCCGCCGGCCTGCCCACCGAGCGGGACAAGGTTTCGGCGCTCTGGTCGACCTGGGACCAGTTCATCGCGACCGGCGAGACCTACACCAGGGCAATGGGCAAGAAGTTCATCGACTCCGGCACCAACATCTTCAACCCCGTACTCGGTCAGCAGGCGGTCGGCTTCTATGACCCGAGCGAGGCGCTGCTGATGGAGGGCGGACCGAAGGTCGCGTTCGAGGTGGCGGCCAAGGCGATCCAGGCGGACCTCTCCGCCAACCTGCCGGCCTTCCAGCCCGAATGGAACGCCGCCTTCGTCAAGGGCGACTTTGCCGTACTCGCCTGCCCGGCGTGGATGCAGGGGCACATCAAGAACACCGCACCGGACACCGCCGGCAAGTGGGATGTCGCCGCGGTTCCCGGCGGCGGCGGCAACTGGGGCGGCTCGTTTCTCACCATTCCCAAGCAGGGCAGGCACGTGGACGAGGCGTACAAGCTGCTGGAGTGGCTGATCCAGCCGGAGCAGCAGATCGAGATCTTCAAGAAGGTCGGCAACCTGCCGTCCCAGCCGGCGCTCTACCAGGACCCGGCGATCCGGGACTTCACCAACCCGTTCTTCAACAACGCCCCGGTCGGCCAGATCTTCTCGAAGACGGCGGAGGGCCTGACCCCGCAGTACCTGGGCAAGAAGAACGGTCCGACCCGGGTCGCGGTGGAGAACGTACTGAACCGGATGCAGAACGGTGACCTCAAGGGCAAGCCGCTGGGACAGGCGTGGACCGAGGCGACGAAGGAAGCCCAGAAGGCGTCCACGTCCTGACCAGTGCTCCTGGAGGTCCGATGTCCACCACCCGTGCCACCCCGGCGGCCCCGCCCGGCGGACCGGCCGGGCGCCCCGCCGGTCGGGGCGAACCCGACCGGCACCGCTGGCGCAACCGGCTGCACCGCTTCGACATGCGCTACACGCCGTACCTGCTCGTCGCCCCGTTCTTCCTGCTGTTCCTGGTGTTCGGGCTGTTCCCGATCATCTTCAACGGCGTGGTCGCGCTGCGGCACTGGCGGCTGGACGATCCGACCCTGACCGGCTGGGCCGGCGCGGCGAACTTCGAGAAACTGCTCACCGACGACGACTTCTGGAACGCGCTCTACAACACGTTCGGCATCTTCCTGCTCTCCACCGTGCCTCAGCTGACCCTGGCGCTGGTCATCGCGTCGGTGCTCAACCGCAGGCTGCGGGCCCAGACCTGGTTCCGGGTCGGCGTGCTGCTGCCGTACGTCACCCCGATCACCGCCTCGACGCTGGTCTTCGCGGTGGTCTTCGCCCGGGACACGGGTGTGGCCAACTGGGTGCTGTCGGTGCTGCACCTGGCCGGTGACGAGCCGATCGACTGGCGCAGCGCGAAGTGGTCGTCCTGGACGGTGCTGGCCACGATGGTCAACTGGAAGTGGATCGGCTACAACGCGTTGCTCTACCTGGCCGCTATGCAGTCGATTCCGCGGGACATCTACGAGGCGGCGGCCGTCGACGGGGCAGGTGTCTGGCGGCAGCTCTGGCGGATCACCGTACCGATGATCCGGCCTGTTGTGATCTTCACGGTGGTGCTGTCGACCATCGGTGGGCTGCAACTGTTCACCGAGCCGATGCTGCTGGAGCAGAACGCGCAGGCGGCCACGGGCGGCGCCAACGGTGAGTGGCAGACCATCGCCCAGCTCATCTACAAGGTCGGCTGGAAGGACCTCAACCTCGGCTATGCCGCCGCCATGTCCTGGGGTCTGTTCCTGATCATCGTGGTCGTCTCCGCGCTGAACGCGCTGATCACCAACCGGCTCGGCGGGGGGAAGCGATGAGTGGCACGACCATCACCCCGCAGGCCCCGCGCCGCCGCAACCGCCGACGGGGTGCGCTGAGCGGGCGGGCCCCGGCGGACACCCCCGGCAGCGTGTGGAACTACCTCTTCCTTTCGCTGGTCATCCTGTTCTCCGCGTTCCCGCTCTACTGGATGCTGGTGATCGCCACCAGCACCGACGCGGCACTGGCCAGGATCCCACCGCAGGTGGTGCCGGGTGATCAGCTACTGACCAACCTGCGCGAGGTCTTCTCGATGCAGGACGTGTACTTCGTCCAGTCGCTGGCGAACAGCGCCATCGTGTCGTCGGTCGTCACCGTGGCGGTGCTGTTCTTCTGCTCGCTGGCCGGGTTCGCCTTCGCCAAGCTGCGGTTCAAGGGCCGCAACGCGCTGATGGTCATCGTGATTCTCACCCTGACCGTGCCGAACCAGCTCGGCGTGGTCGCGCTCTACATAGTGATGGGCAAAATCGGTTGGAACGGGACCCTGCTCGCCGTCATCGTGCCCGGCCTGGTCAGCGCGTTCGGGGTCTTCTACATGCGGCAGTTCATCCTGGAGGCGGTGCCGGACGAGCTGGTCGAGGCGGCCAGGATCGACGGCGCCACCACCATGCGCATCTACGCCAGCGTCGTGCTGCCGGCGGTACGGCCGGCGCTGGCCGTACTCGGGCTGCTCACCTTCGTGGGGACCTGGAACGACTTCCAGTGGCCGTTGATCACCCTGAACGGGACCGACTACCCGACCTCGATGGTGGCCCTCTCCGACCTGGCCAGCGGAAACTACGTGCTCTATCGACGGGTCCTGGCCGGTGCACTGGTGGCGACGATCCCGTTGCTCATCATGCTCTTCATCGGCGGCCGGCAAATTGTTCGAGGAATCATGGAAGGCGCGATCAAGTCATGACGTTTCGTTCATCCGAGCCGGCGACGATCCCCACCCGGCGACCGTTGCACGACGGCTGGTCGGTCCGGCCCGTACCCGATTCCGGGGTTCCCACGTCGATGCCGGACCAGCCGGTGCCGGCGTCGATCCCCGGTTGTGTGCACACCGACCTGCTGGCCGCCGGGCTGATCCCGGACCCGTACCTGGACGCCAACGAGCTGGCGGTGGCCTGGATCGGGCGGACCGACTGGGTCTACCGGACCACTTTCGAGTGGGACGACGAGACGGCGGCGCGGGTGGACCTGGTCTGCGGTGGGCTGGACACGGTGGCGACGATCCAGCTCAACGGGGTCGAGGTGGGGCGTACCGCCAACATGCACCGGAGCTACCGGTTCGGCGTACGCTCGCTGTTGCTGCCGGGGGAGAACACCCTCGTGGTCCGGTTCGACTCGGCGTACCGCTACGCCCAGGAGCAGCGGGACCGGCTCGGGGACCGGCCGAACGCGTACCCGGAGCCGTTCAACTTCATCCGAAAGATGGCCTGCAACTTCGGTTGGGACTGGGGTCCGACGCTGGTCACCGCCGGCATCTGGCAGCCGATCGAGCTGCACACCTGGTCGGTCGCCCGGCTGGCCGAGGTCCGCCCGCTGGTCACGGTCACCGACAACACCGGCCGGGTGCAGGCGCGGGTCACCGTCGATCGCGCCACCGCCGAGCCGCTGACCGTCAGTGTCGCAATCGCCGGCGTACGCACCGAAGCGGTCATCCCGGCAGGCGTTACGAGTACGACGCTGACCGTCGACGTGCCCGACCCGGAGCTGTGGTGGCCGCGCGGTTACGGCGAACAGAGCCGCTACCCGCTCGACGTGACCCTGCGCGGCGCCGACGGGAGCGCGCTCGACACCTGGCAGCGCCGGATCGGCTTCCGGTCGACCCGGCTCGACACCAGCGAGGACGAACACGGCTCGGCGTTCACCATCGTGGTCAACGAGACCCCGATCCTGGTACGCGGCGTCAACTGGATCCCCGACGACGTCTTCGTCACCCGGGTCACCCGCGAGCGTTACGCCGCCCGGCTCGGCCAGGCTGTCGACGCGAACGTCAACCTGCTCCGGATCTGGGGCGGCGGCCGGTACGAGTCCGACGACTTCTACGACCTCGCCGACGAACTGGGACTGCTGGTCCAGCAGGACTTCCTGTTTGCCTGTGCGGCGTACCCGGAGGAGGAACCGTTCGCCGCCGAGGTGGAAGCCGAGGCCCGTGAGCAGGTGGTCCGGCTCGCCAGCCACCCGAGCCTGGTGCTCTGGACCGGCAACAACGAGAACATCTGGGGCTGGCACGACTGGAACTGGCAGGAGCCGCTGGCCGGGCGCACCTGGGGCGCCGGTTACTACTTCGAGCTGTTGCCGGCGATCGTGGCGGAGCTGGATCCGACCCGACCGTACTGGCCGGGCAGCCCGTGGTCGGGGCGCACCGACGTACACCCGAACGATCCCGCGTACGGCAGCACGCACATCTGGGACGTGTGGAACCGGGAGGACTACACGAAGTACCGGGAGTACCGGCCCCGGTTCGTGGCCGAGTTCGGCTACCAGGCCCCACCGGCGTACGCGACGCTGCGCCGGGCGCTGAGCGACGAACCCCTGGCCCACGACTCGCCCGGCATGGCCCACCACCAGAAGGCCCGCGACGGGGACGCGAAACTGCAACGGGGACTCGACGCCCACCTGCCCGCCCCGGCCGACTTCGACGACTGGCACTACCTGACCCAGCTCAACCAGGCCCGCGCGATCACGCTCGGCGTGGAACACTTCCGGGCCCTGCGCCCACTCTGCATGGGCACCATCGTCTGGCAGCTCAACGACTGCTGGCCGGTCACCTCGTGGGCCGCCGTCGACGGCGACGGCCGTCGCAAACCCCTCTGGTACGCGCTGCGCCGGGTCTACGCCGACCGGCTGCTGACCGTACAGCCGGCTGACGGTGGTGGGTTGAACCTGGTCGCGGTCAACGACGGGGGTGAGCCGTGGCGCACCTCGGTAACCGTGACCCGGCTGACCCTGGCCGGGGAACCAGCCGCGAAGACAGCCCTCGACCTGGACGTATCGCCCCACTCGGCAACCACCGTCCCGCTCCCGTCCGACCTCTCCACCACCGACCGCCCCCGCCACGAACTACTGCTAGCCGAAGCAGTCGGTACGGGCGAGCGCACCTTCTGGTTCTTCGCCGAGGACCGCGATGTCGCGTACCCGCCCGCCGCGTACGACACGGAGATCGAGTCGTCGGCCGACGCCACCGGCCACGTCACGCGCGTACGAGTGACCGCTCGGACGATTCTGCGGGACCTGGTGCTTGCCGCCGACCGACTCGATCCGACCGCCGTGGTGGACGACGCCCTGGTCACCCTCTTGCCAGGCGAGACGGCCGTGTTCAAGGTCTACGCCGCTGGTCCGTTGGACAGAGCCGCGTTGGCCAGTTCACCCGTACTGCGATGCGTCAACGACCGCTGGGGCGTCTGAGAAGACGGAGAGCTTGAGCATGGCTTTCGGGCGCCGCTCTACGACTGCCGCGCCTGCGGCAGGCCGTGGCCGTGTCCTGCCGCGCAGGCCGAACTGACCGACCAGTACGCCGGGATGCCGCTTTCGCTGGCCCTGTACCTGGCGTCCTGCTGGGTCGACCTGCTGACGGCCTTCGCGCGGCTGGACACCGGTCAGCCACCGGACGCGCGTACGACGTGGGAGCGCGTTGTCGGTTGGTCGGTGCCGGTATTGCGTGGCACGACGACGAAGGGCAAACCCGATCCGTAGACCCTCCGACCTGTCGGCGGAACGCTGGGCCGCGATTCCACCTCTTGGAATCGTGGCCCAGTCAATCTGTAGCCCCTGACCGGGGCAAGCACTTGCGTCGCTCTGGCAAGGTGAGTGACCGTGCGGCGCAGCCCTCCGGATTGGAATCAGCATGCACCCGTTATTGCTTCAGTTGCCGGCGCTCGTCGGTGTGCTCGTCGGCGCCGTGGCCACATACGTCGCAACGACAGCGCAGGAGCGGGGCCGCTGGCGTCGGCAACAGTCGGTTCGCTGGGATGAGCGGCGGTTTGCCGCCTACTCCGACTACGCACACGCGATTAAGAGGGTTACCTCGATCGCGGTCCGTCTCGCCGCGAAGCGCGGCGTCTACCACGACAATTTCTGGTTTGGTGGGGAGACGAGCGACGGCGAACTGATCCTGGCCGAGGAAGAGCGTACGACGAAGTGGGAGGCGGTGCTGATGCTGGGCGACGATGCGGTTGTCGCGGCTGCGCGGGAGTGGCATCAGGGGACCCTCCGCCTCATGCGCTTGGCCGTCGGGGAGGCTAGTGATCTTACCTGGGACGAGGCTGTAGGGTCCACCGGTCAAGCACGAGGCCGTTTCTACACGGCGGTGCGCAAGGATCTCGGTGTGAAGTTTGGCGACCTGTCCGAGCCCTCCGAGTGGCAGATGGCCAAGTGGATGAGGGGGCGGCCCGAAGTTGAACAAAGTGCCTCGTCCTCGGTATGACGGGGCCGGCGAATGCGCCGAGGTGGATGCAGGGTACGTCGAACACTTGCTATGACGTCACGACGACGCCGCCAATGCCTGTGCGGCCGGCCGGAGTGCCCACCAGCTCGACCGTCACGCCAGCGCGGACGTGCTCCCCGAAGACATCGACGATGGCGTCCGTGACTCCGGAGACGAGGCGGGCGACGATCTCGTCGGCGTCGGGTCGGCCGAACGCGGCTTCCCTGATGCCGAACGTAACGCTGGGCGAGGGCGCTTGTGCTGGCACGCCGCCGATGCCCCATCGGTTGGGCGGCAAGCCGATCAATTGCACGACCGCGATGCCGCGGGCCCAGTCCCCGTAGACCTCGACAACCGCATCGGTCAGTTTCTCGATCAGCGCGGTCTCCCGGCCGGCCAGGTCGCTCTCCAGGACGTGGACGCTGAGGTGGGGCATACGATCCTCCGTGAACAAGTTTGGCTTCAAAACATCTTTGATAACAAAGGTATTTGGGAGGTGGGCGGATGTCAACGCCTGACGCCACGGACGACTCGGTCAGGGAGTTGCTCCTGGTGATGCCGAGGCTCGTCGGCAGGGTCAAACGCCTGCCGTTGCCGGAACAACTGCGATCACTCGATCTGGCGCCGAGGCATCTGTCGATGCTGTCCCTGCTCCTGCTCGACGGTCCGCTGACCGTCTCTCAACTGGCCGGAATGCTGGCTGTCGCGCCGACCACGGTGAGCTTGATCGTGAGCGACCTGAGCCGCAAGGGAGTCTTGGTACGGCGCGAGGACGACGCCGATCGTCGCCGGCGCATCATCGACATCAGCCCGGAGAGCCGCCCCGCCATCGCTGCCTGGCTGTCCCCGGGCGCCCATGCGTGGCGGCACGCGCTGATGCCGCTGAGCCCGGCGCAACAGCGGACGTTCGTCGACACGTTGCTCAGGTACGAGGCGGCCTTCTCCCACGCGACATAGGCGGTGGTCGTCCTACTGGCCGGGTAGGGCGCGTAGGGCCAGGTCGACCACGCGCTCCAGGTCCTGTCGGGTGGCGCCGGCGGAGGCGTGGACGGCGAGCCCCTCGGACACGGTCATGACGTACCGGGCGAGGTCGTCCGGGCTGTTGGTGGGGGAGAGGTCGCCCTCGTCGACCGCGCGCTGGAACCGGTCACGCATGGCCAGTTCTCCCGCCTTGCGGGCGCGGGCCAGGGTCGCGGTCACGTCGGCGTTCGCCGGGCCGCAGGCCAGGCCGCTCTGGATGGAGAAGCAGCCGGCGGGCCGCCCCGGGGTGGTCACCGCCTTGGCGTTTTCGCGGAGAAAGGTCTCGGCGACCTGCCGGGCCGTGGGTGCGGCGAGCGCGGTACGGGCGTACGCCATGTCGACTTCGGCGTACCGGGCGAGCGCCTTGTCGAAGAGGTCCCGTTTGTTGCCGAACGCGGCGTACAGGCTTGTTTTGTTGATCTCCATTGCCTCGGTGAGGTCATGGAGTGAGGCTCCCTCGTAGCCCTGTCGCCAGAAGACCTCCAGGGCGCGGTCGAGTGCCCGGTCGGCGTCGAAGCCACGGGGTCGGCCGACGGAGGTTGGCTGGGTAGCGCTCATGCACCCATCCTAGTTCGCCCCAAAACCGATCGGTACACAACTTCGCCGGGGCGTGCTACGGTCTACTTCAGTACCGATCGGTACCGAACAGGATCCGGGACGGAACTTCGATGGGACAACTGACTGGCAAGACCGCGGTCGTGACCGGGGCGACGAGCGGCATCGGCCTCGCCGTGGCTCAGCGGTTCGCCACCGAGGGCGCACACGTCTTCATCACCGGACGGCGCAAGGAGCAGCTCGACGCGGCCGTCGAACAGCTCGACGGCGACGTCACCGCGCTGGCCGGCGACGTGTCGGACCTCGCTGACCTGGACCGACTGTACGAAGCGGTGGCGCAGCAGGGACGCCGGGTGGACGTACTGTTCGCCAACGCGGGTGGGGGCGCGTTCGCCTCCCTGGAGCAGGTCACCGAGCAGCACTTCGACCAGACCTTCGACGTCAACGTCAAGGGCACCCTGTTCACCGTGCAGAAGGCGTTGCCGCTGCTCAACGATGGTGCGTCGATCATCCTCAGTGGCTCCACCGCCGCCACCAGTGGCGCCGAGGCGTTCGGCGTCTACGCGGCCTCCAAGGCGGCCATCCGGTCGTTCGCCCGTACCTGGGCCAACGAGCTGCGTGGCCGTGGAATTCGGGTCAACACGATCACGCCCGGCCCGACCGACACCCCCGGCATCACCGGCCTGGCCCCCGATGAGGAACAGGCCGGACAGCTCCGGGGCTTCCTCGCCGGGCAGGTACCGCTGGGCCGGATGGCCCGGCCGGCGGAGATCGCGAACGCGGTCCTCTTCCTCGCCTCCGAACAGGCCAGCTTCGTCACCGGCGCCGAACTGTTCGCCGACGGCGGACTCAACCAGATCTGACTCGGAGGCCCATCATCGACGCGCGCCAGCCTGGTAGTTCGGCAGTACGCCCTGGAAATGCCGGGTCTTTGTCGTCGACGTGGGTCGAGGGCGGCACTGCTGCGCAAGCCCGGTGCACCCCGGGAAGCGATACTGGTGGTGAACAAACCGAGCTGCGTGAGCAGAGGCGAGTACATCGGCTGCGACGAGGCACCACCCGGAATGTTGCCGCCGGGTAGCCGCCTGACGGTATATGTGTCCGACGGGACTACCACCAAACCGCTGAAGGTGTACACCGGCACCGGAGAGGGCATCGCATCGTGAGCTACACCGTGTCATGGGACGGCCCATCAGCTGAGGAACCCGAACGCGGCAACGAGGTCCCGGTGTCGACACCCGAGGAACTGGACGCGGTGCTCGACCGCGTCCACTCGACCCGGACCTACCACTCACATCACAAGCGATCGCGTTCGACTTCTACGGCGACTGGACCGAGATGCCACCCGAGCGCACCCGTGTCACCACGGAACAGGCCCGACGGGCCGCCCACGACTGCGTTCACACCGGGACGCAACCCACCCTCCCGGCCTGGGTTGCCGGCGGTGTCTCGTGAACGGAGTTCCGGAGCGTGCCGAGCAGGACGGCGAGTGAACCCGATCAGCTGAACAGGGTAGGACAAGGACCGGCCCGGACCATCGCGGTCCGGGCCGGTTCTTCGTTCTGTCGCTTCGTCGTGCTACTCCGGTACGCGGCGGTACGCGCCGTCGCTGGCCGAGGTCGCCATCGAGGCGTACGCGCGCAGCGCCGCCGACACCGGGCGCTGCCGGTCCACCGGCGTGTACGGCTTGTCGCGCTTCTCCTGTGCCACCCGTCGGGCGTCCAGCACGTCGGCCGGCACGTTCAGCTCGATCGACCGGGTCGGGATGTCGATCACGATCTCGTCGCCGGGCTCGACCAGGGCGATCAGCCCGCCGCCGGCCGCCTCGGGGGAGATGTGCCCGATGGACAGGCCGGAGGTGCCGCCGGAGAACCGGCCGTCGGTGATCAGCGCGCAGTCGCGGCCGAGGCCACGGCCCTTGAGGAAGGAGGTGGGGTAGAGCATCTCCTGCATGCCCGGCCCGCCCTTGGGGCCCTCGTACCGGATCACCACCACGTCACCGGCGACGACCTCCTTGGCCAGGATCGCGGTGACCGCGTCGTCCTGCGACTCGTACACCTTGGCCGGGCCACGGAAGCTGAGCCGGTCGGCGGCGACCCCGGCGGTCTTGACCACGGATCCCTCCGGGGCCAGGTTGCCGTGCAGGATGGCGAGCCCGCCGTCGACCGTGTACGCGTGCTCCCGGTCCCGCAGGCAGCCGTCGGCGGCGTCGGTGTCCAGGGTCGCCCAGCGGTTGGTGGTGGAGAACGCCTCGGTGGTGCGTACTCCGCCGGGGGCGGCGTGGAACAGCTCGACCGCCACGGGGGTGGGGCTGCCGCCCCGGATGTCCCAGTCGGCGAGCCACTGGTCGAGGGTGGGGGAGTGCACCGCGTGCACGTCGCGGCGGAGCAGGCCGGCGCGGTCCAGCTCGCCCATGATCGCCGGGATGCCGCCGGCCCGGTGCACGTCCTCCATGTGGTATTTCGGGGAGTTCGGGGCGACCTTGGCCAGGCAGGGCACCCGGCGGGAGATGGCGTCGATGTCGGCGACGGTGAAGTCCAGCTCGGCTTCGCGGGCGGCGGCGAGCAGGTGTAGCACGGTGTTGGTCGAGCCGCCCATCGCCACGTCCAACGCGACGGCGTTGTCGAAGGCGGCGCGGGAGGCCACCGAGCGGGGCAGGACGGAGTCGTCGTCGCCGTCGTACCAGCGCTTGGAGATCTCCACGATGGTCCGGCCGGCCTCCTCGAAGAGTGCCTTGCGCGCGGCGTGGGTGGCCAGGACCGAGCCATTGCCCGGCAGGGCCAGGCCGATCGCCTCGGTGAGGCAGTTCATCGAGTTGGCGGTGAACATGCCGGAGCAGGATCCGCAGGTCGGGCAGGCGGAGCGTTCGATCTCGCCGAGCTGGGCGTCGGTGACCGCGTCGTTGGACGAGGCGATCATGGCGTCGATCAGGTCGATCTTGTCGTGCACGATGCCCTCGATCGCGATCGTCTTGCCGGCCTCCATCGGGCCGCCGGAGACGAAGACGGTGGGGATGTTGAGCCGGAGCGCCGCCAGCAGCATGCCGGGGGTGATCTTGTCGCAGTTCGAGATGCAGACCAGGGCGTCCGCGCAGTGCGCGTTGACCATGTACTCGACCGCGTCGGCGATCAACTCGCGACTGGGCAGCGAGTAGAGCATGCCGCCGTGGCCCATCGCGATCCCGTCGTCCACGGCGATGGTGTTGAACTCCCGGCCGACGCCGCCGGCCTCGTACACCGAGTCGGCGACCAGGCCGCCGAGGTCCTTGAGGTGTACGTGACCGGGTACGAACTGGGTGAAGCTGTTGGCGATGGCCACGATCGGCTTGCCGAAGTCGTCGTCGGTCATCCCGGTGGCGCGCCAGAGTGCACGGGCCCCGGCCATCGTCCGGCCATGAGTGGAGGTCTTGGACCGCAGGTCAGGCATTGCACCAGTGTTACACCGTCGCGGCGCCACCGGCCTGCTCGGCGCCGCCGCGTCCAGAAAGCGGGATGCCCCGGACCGGCCGGCGGGCGGCCGGTGGGGCCACCGGGGGCCCCACCGGGTCGGTTCGGGGCAGAATCCGGTACGTCCGGCTGGTCAATCCTGCACACCCCGTCCCCCACGGCACGGTTCGTATCCGGCACAGTGGATGGGTGCAGCTCCCCTCGGGCGTGGTGATCGTCGCGGTGGCGAGTGGGCTCGCGACGGTCGCGGGTGCGTCGGTGTTGATCTCGTCAGGGCTCCGGCGGACCGATGCCCGGCGCCCGGCCCACCTGCTGCTGGCGTCCGGCGCCGCGCTGGCCACCCTGAGCGCGGTCGCCGGCCTGATCGGCATCCTCGGGATGGCTGAGCACTGGAGTCACCACCAGCACCAGCGGATGACGCTCGCCACCGTGTTCGCGGTCGGGCTGGCCGCCAGTGGGCTGGTGCTCTGCGCCGGGGTGCTGCGACTGCCCGGCGTCGCCCGTACCCGGTCGGCGCTGCTCCGGCTGGTGCTGGACGGGCTGGTGATCGGCTCGGCGCTCTGGTTCGTCGGCTGGGTGCTCGCCGCCGAGCCGACCCGGCTGCTCGGTGACTGGATCCCACGGGCCTGCCCGGCGATCCTGCTCGCCACGATCACCGCCGCCGGTGCGATCGGGCTCACCTTCGTGGTCGGCGTCCGGTCCGCCCTTCCGCGCCGGCAACTGGTCCTGATCGGCTCCGGCGTGACCCTGGTCGGGGTCGCCGGGCTCGGGCTGGCGGTCGGGATCTGCCAGGCCGGGCCGGTGGTGGCCCTCACCGGTGCCGCCCTGCTGCCGGTCGGCTTCCTGCTGGTGTACGCCGGTGGGCGGGCGCCCGAGCCGGCCGGTGAGACCGACGCCGACCTGATCCTCAACGGCACCGGCTACGCCCTCCTGCCGATGCTCGCGATGGCCGTCTCGGCCATGTACCACCTGCTCCGGATGGGCGACTTCACCGTGCTCGGGATCATCTCCGGCACCGTGGAGGGCTTCGCCCTGGTGGCCCGGCAGTCGGTGGCCCTGCGCGACGTACGGGCGTACGCGGGGCGGCTGGCCGAGCGGGAGGCGCACTTCCGGGAGCTGGCGCACACCGACCCGTTGACCGGGTTGGCCAACCGCCGGGGGCTGCTGCGCGCCCTGCACCATGATTCGGAGTCGGGGGCTCCGTGCGTACTCCTGGGTCTTGATCTTGATGGTTTCAAGAACGTGAACGATCTGCACGGTCACGACGTCGGGGACGCGGTCCTGGCCGAGGTGGCCGAGCGGCTGCGGCGCAACCTGCGCCCCGGCGACGTGGCCGCCCGGCTCGGCGGGGACGAGTTCGCGGTGCTGATGTGG is a window of Micromonospora sp. NBC_01699 DNA encoding:
- the ilvD gene encoding dihydroxy-acid dehydratase encodes the protein MPDLRSKTSTHGRTMAGARALWRATGMTDDDFGKPIVAIANSFTQFVPGHVHLKDLGGLVADSVYEAGGVGREFNTIAVDDGIAMGHGGMLYSLPSRELIADAVEYMVNAHCADALVCISNCDKITPGMLLAALRLNIPTVFVSGGPMEAGKTIAIEGIVHDKIDLIDAMIASSNDAVTDAQLGEIERSACPTCGSCSGMFTANSMNCLTEAIGLALPGNGSVLATHAARKALFEEAGRTIVEISKRWYDGDDDSVLPRSVASRAAFDNAVALDVAMGGSTNTVLHLLAAAREAELDFTVADIDAISRRVPCLAKVAPNSPKYHMEDVHRAGGIPAIMGELDRAGLLRRDVHAVHSPTLDQWLADWDIRGGSPTPVAVELFHAAPGGVRTTEAFSTTNRWATLDTDAADGCLRDREHAYTVDGGLAILHGNLAPEGSVVKTAGVAADRLSFRGPAKVYESQDDAVTAILAKEVVAGDVVVIRYEGPKGGPGMQEMLYPTSFLKGRGLGRDCALITDGRFSGGTSGLSIGHISPEAAGGGLIALVEPGDEIVIDIPTRSIELNVPADVLDARRVAQEKRDKPYTPVDRQRPVSAALRAYASMATSASDGAYRRVPE
- a CDS encoding MarR family transcriptional regulator, encoding MSTPDATDDSVRELLLVMPRLVGRVKRLPLPEQLRSLDLAPRHLSMLSLLLLDGPLTVSQLAGMLAVAPTTVSLIVSDLSRKGVLVRREDDADRRRRIIDISPESRPAIAAWLSPGAHAWRHALMPLSPAQQRTFVDTLLRYEAAFSHAT
- a CDS encoding TetR/AcrR family transcriptional regulator — its product is MSATQPTSVGRPRGFDADRALDRALEVFWRQGYEGASLHDLTEAMEINKTSLYAAFGNKRDLFDKALARYAEVDMAYARTALAAPTARQVAETFLRENAKAVTTPGRPAGCFSIQSGLACGPANADVTATLARARKAGELAMRDRFQRAVDEGDLSPTNSPDDLARYVMTVSEGLAVHASAGATRQDLERVVDLALRALPGQ
- a CDS encoding DddA-like double-stranded DNA deaminase toxin — protein: MPGLCRRRGSRAALLRKPGAPREAILVVNKPSCVSRGEYIGCDEAPPGMLPPGSRLTVYVSDGTTTKPLKVYTGTGEGIAS
- a CDS encoding Imm1 family immunity protein yields the protein MAFDFYGDWTEMPPERTRVTTEQARRAAHDCVHTGTQPTLPAWVAGGVS
- a CDS encoding SDR family oxidoreductase; amino-acid sequence: MGQLTGKTAVVTGATSGIGLAVAQRFATEGAHVFITGRRKEQLDAAVEQLDGDVTALAGDVSDLADLDRLYEAVAQQGRRVDVLFANAGGGAFASLEQVTEQHFDQTFDVNVKGTLFTVQKALPLLNDGASIILSGSTAATSGAEAFGVYAASKAAIRSFARTWANELRGRGIRVNTITPGPTDTPGITGLAPDEEQAGQLRGFLAGQVPLGRMARPAEIANAVLFLASEQASFVTGAELFADGGLNQI